The proteins below come from a single Kitasatospora sp. NBC_00315 genomic window:
- a CDS encoding zinc-binding alcohol dehydrogenase family protein has product MRAIILTGDGTYRATELDEPTAGPGEVAIRVAHAGIQWGDTMVRDGHFAVPRPFVPGFEASGHIVAVGEGVGEGRLGEAVVALTTAGAWAEVVVAPAVLALPTGEIPLRTAAGFGWGTPTAYDLVNTATRVRPGESVLIHAGGGGVGTLAVQFARLAGAGRIVGVVGSAAKAEYAGRFGYDEVLLRDEFPAKLDGERFDVILDPVGGLTRQHSLRRLAPHGRLAVYGNISGYEPILADTNDLLMEGKSLVTYNSNLLSRTHPERLADTAARALELLTQERIRIDITAEYSPAELGLAVQRLFEGATNGKSVLRVAGHLGEW; this is encoded by the coding sequence CGAGCCCACGGCCGGCCCCGGTGAGGTCGCGATCCGGGTCGCCCATGCCGGCATCCAGTGGGGCGACACGATGGTCCGGGACGGTCACTTCGCGGTGCCGCGTCCCTTCGTCCCGGGGTTCGAGGCGAGCGGGCACATCGTCGCGGTCGGCGAGGGTGTGGGCGAGGGCCGCCTGGGTGAAGCCGTGGTCGCCCTGACCACGGCCGGTGCGTGGGCGGAGGTGGTCGTGGCACCCGCGGTGCTGGCGCTGCCGACCGGCGAAATCCCGCTGCGGACAGCGGCAGGATTCGGTTGGGGCACACCGACTGCCTACGACCTCGTCAACACCGCCACGCGGGTGCGCCCCGGTGAGAGCGTGCTGATCCACGCGGGTGGCGGCGGAGTCGGCACGCTCGCCGTCCAGTTCGCCCGGTTGGCCGGTGCGGGCCGGATCGTCGGGGTGGTCGGCAGCGCGGCGAAGGCCGAGTACGCCGGCAGGTTCGGCTACGACGAGGTTCTGCTGCGCGACGAGTTCCCGGCGAAGCTCGACGGCGAGCGATTCGACGTGATCCTCGATCCGGTCGGCGGCCTGACCCGACAGCACAGCCTGCGGAGGCTCGCGCCGCACGGCCGGCTGGCGGTGTACGGCAACATCAGCGGCTACGAGCCCATCCTCGCCGACACCAACGACCTCCTCATGGAGGGCAAGTCACTCGTGACCTACAACAGCAACCTGTTGAGCCGGACTCACCCCGAGCGTCTCGCCGACACCGCCGCCCGCGCACTCGAACTCCTCACCCAGGAGCGGATACGCATCGACATCACAGCCGAATACAGCCCTGCGGAACTCGGCCTCGCGGTCCAGCGGCTGTTCGAGGGCGCGACCAACGGAAAGAGCGTCCTCCGGGTCGCCGGCCACCTCGGTGAGTGGTGA
- a CDS encoding CHAP domain-containing protein, whose product MDSLIDTWHEYNRECTSFAAWRLHSRNGFEMPFNANATDWGSRAQALGFTVNGSPGLGSVAWGSGHVAWVESVGTSTVTIEEYNYNYTGTYNERTVPTGTFQYIHFKDLATGPGPQAVPSSLGSIAALTHGSRVDLQWGAAAGAADYQVSRNGVLLATVTGTRLLDIQVSAKQDYTYSVVAHNASGVSAATTRYVQTSTDSADMAHLTTKDGPAVCGRSGDQTSQTLVCNVLKPTGWTSVSSTANDWGYATDRSWLTNTDGTISYCRRVGTGDQALCDKFDGTTWTSSTSPHYDLGYPDTFA is encoded by the coding sequence ATGGACTCCCTGATCGACACCTGGCACGAGTACAACCGGGAGTGCACGAGCTTCGCCGCTTGGCGGCTGCACAGCCGGAACGGCTTCGAGATGCCGTTCAACGCCAACGCCACCGATTGGGGAAGTCGGGCCCAGGCGTTGGGCTTCACCGTCAACGGCAGCCCCGGCCTGGGTTCCGTCGCCTGGGGCTCGGGCCACGTCGCCTGGGTGGAATCGGTGGGCACCAGCACCGTGACCATCGAGGAGTACAACTACAACTACACCGGCACGTACAACGAGCGCACGGTACCGACCGGCACCTTCCAGTACATCCACTTCAAGGACCTCGCCACCGGCCCGGGGCCGCAGGCCGTACCGTCCTCACTCGGCAGCATCGCGGCGTTGACCCATGGTTCACGGGTTGACCTCCAGTGGGGTGCCGCCGCCGGCGCGGCCGACTACCAGGTGAGCCGGAACGGAGTGCTCCTGGCCACGGTCACCGGTACCCGGCTGCTGGACATCCAGGTCTCTGCGAAGCAGGACTACACCTACTCCGTCGTGGCCCACAACGCCTCCGGAGTCTCCGCCGCCACTACCCGATACGTGCAGACCAGCACGGACTCCGCTGACATGGCCCACCTGACGACGAAGGACGGCCCCGCGGTCTGCGGCCGTTCCGGCGACCAGACCTCACAGACACTCGTCTGCAACGTCCTCAAACCCACCGGCTGGACCAGCGTCAGCTCCACCGCCAACGACTGGGGCTACGCCACCGACCGCTCCTGGCTCACCAACACCGACGGCACCATCTCCTACTGCCGCCGCGTCGGCACCGGCGACCAAGCCCTCTGCGACAAGTTCGACGGCACCACCTGGACCTCCTCCACCTCACCCCACTACGACCTCGGCTACCCGGACACGTTCGCGTAG